From Tissierellales bacterium, a single genomic window includes:
- the accB gene encoding acetyl-CoA carboxylase biotin carboxyl carrier protein: MYKVDELKALIQAFKEGGLTELDLKDRDFELTLKKECQNIAVQTVSPQVTAERIVQVEPERIAENIVKEEAVAQVIEEIPGNIVESPIVGTFYSAANPDSEPFAKIGQMVKKGDVLCIVEAMKLMNEIEAEYDGEIVEIYVENEEMVEFGQPLFKIR; encoded by the coding sequence ATGTATAAAGTAGATGAACTTAAAGCTCTTATTCAAGCATTTAAAGAAGGCGGATTGACAGAGCTAGATTTAAAAGATAGAGATTTTGAATTAACTCTAAAAAAAGAATGTCAAAATATAGCAGTTCAGACTGTATCACCTCAGGTAACAGCTGAGAGAATAGTACAGGTAGAGCCAGAAAGAATTGCAGAGAACATTGTAAAGGAAGAGGCGGTAGCTCAAGTAATTGAAGAGATACCTGGGAATATAGTTGAATCGCCAATAGTTGGAACTTTTTATTCTGCGGCAAATCCAGATTCAGAGCCGTTTGCTAAAATTGGTCAAATGGTCAAAAAAGGCGATGTACTATGTATAGTAGAAGCTATGAAATTAATGAATGAAATAGAAGCAGAGTATGATGGTGAGATTGTAGAGATTTATGTAGAAAATGAAGAGATGGTAGAATTTGGCCAGCCTTTATTCAAGATCAGATAA
- a CDS encoding nitronate monooxygenase produces the protein MAIPSLNFGKKQTEVPIIQGGMGIGISLSSLAGAVANAGGVGIISGAQVGYREDDFRKNPDTANQRALSKEIKKARTISPEGIIGVNFLTAMNNYGDMVKQAVKDGADVIISGAGLPFDLPKYVKGSKTSIVPIVSSAKAAKVIVRKWLRDYNYFPDAFIIEGPEAGGHLGFDKETLLDDEKKSGLLEQALVKVKEIIAPFEEKQGQKIPIIVAGGIFTGEDIARFLKKGADGVQMATRFVATEECDASDEFKQAYINAKAEDVAIVKSPVGLPGRAIRNEFVKAIEAGPVKVKHCYRCLKECVANKTPYCITDALIDAVEGRLETGLIFAGSQVGRVTKMMKVQELIDELKSDLNKAW, from the coding sequence ATGGCGATACCATCTTTAAATTTTGGAAAAAAACAGACTGAAGTACCAATTATTCAAGGTGGTATGGGGATAGGAATATCACTTTCATCATTAGCAGGAGCGGTTGCAAATGCTGGCGGTGTTGGAATCATATCAGGAGCACAGGTAGGATATAGAGAAGATGATTTTAGAAAAAATCCAGATACTGCTAATCAAAGAGCATTATCAAAGGAAATAAAAAAGGCAAGAACAATCAGTCCAGAGGGAATAATCGGCGTGAACTTTTTGACGGCGATGAACAACTACGGAGATATGGTGAAGCAAGCTGTAAAAGATGGAGCTGACGTCATCATAAGTGGTGCAGGCTTGCCTTTTGATTTGCCTAAATATGTAAAGGGATCAAAGACATCGATAGTACCAATAGTATCATCGGCGAAAGCAGCAAAAGTAATCGTTCGAAAGTGGCTTAGAGATTATAACTATTTTCCAGATGCATTCATAATAGAGGGACCGGAAGCTGGTGGTCATTTGGGATTTGACAAAGAAACGCTTTTAGATGATGAAAAGAAATCAGGTCTTTTGGAGCAGGCGTTAGTTAAAGTCAAAGAAATCATAGCACCATTTGAAGAGAAGCAAGGTCAGAAGATTCCAATTATAGTTGCAGGTGGAATTTTTACAGGAGAAGATATAGCTCGCTTCTTGAAAAAAGGTGCAGATGGAGTTCAAATGGCAACTAGATTTGTAGCGACAGAAGAATGTGATGCTAGTGATGAATTCAAGCAGGCATATATAAATGCTAAAGCAGAGGATGTAGCTATAGTAAAAAGTCCAGTAGGTCTTCCTGGAAGAGCTATTAGAAATGAATTTGTAAAAGCTATAGAAGCAGGCCCAGTTAAGGTAAAGCATTGCTATAGATGTCTTAAAGAATGTGTGGCAAATAAAACACCTTATTGCATAACGGATGCACTTATAGATGCAGTTGAAGGAAGACTTGAAACAGGTCTTATATTTGCAGGAAGCCAGGTTGGTAGAGTAACTAAAATGATGAAGGTTCAAGAACTTATAGATGAGCTAAAATCAGATTTAAATAAAGCATGGTAG
- the plsY gene encoding glycerol-3-phosphate 1-O-acyltransferase PlsY, whose product MNLIIAITIGYALGNIMTAYILGRLKGIDIREEGTKNVGASNAVVVMGWPYGVITWAVDILKAAIAVWIVQSIMPDMRDLQVIAGFSAVIGHLYPVILKFRGGKGASSIFGMMLGVNWKVAIIMAVTLILITLITDYIALGTIAMFSIVLIYFIFWGYGFGPITIASVFLALVIYKHRGNIDRILKGEELGLRATRKINKDRAKNK is encoded by the coding sequence ATGAATTTGATTATTGCAATAACGATAGGTTATGCCCTCGGCAATATAATGACAGCATATATATTGGGACGATTAAAGGGGATAGATATCAGAGAAGAGGGAACAAAGAATGTAGGAGCATCAAATGCAGTTGTTGTAATGGGATGGCCATATGGAGTTATAACTTGGGCTGTAGACATATTAAAAGCGGCAATTGCTGTATGGATAGTTCAGAGCATTATGCCGGATATGAGGGATCTTCAAGTTATAGCAGGATTTAGTGCAGTTATAGGTCATTTATATCCAGTGATACTAAAATTTAGAGGAGGTAAGGGTGCATCTTCTATATTTGGAATGATGTTAGGAGTAAATTGGAAAGTGGCAATAATTATGGCTGTCACATTGATACTAATTACATTGATTACAGACTATATAGCACTTGGAACTATAGCTATGTTTAGTATAGTACTCATATACTTTATATTTTGGGGATATGGATTTGGTCCTATAACAATAGCATCTGTATTTTTAGCATTGGTTATATATAAGCATAGAGGAAATATAGACAGGATACTAAAAGGTGAGGAACTTGGGCTCAGAGCAACTAGAAAAATAAACAAAGATAGAGCAAAAAATAAGTAG